In Macrobrachium rosenbergii isolate ZJJX-2024 chromosome 16, ASM4041242v1, whole genome shotgun sequence, a single genomic region encodes these proteins:
- the LOC136847099 gene encoding uncharacterized protein produces MAKLPQFSLVIKILSLLVVSGHTSNSEEEENSSYSYNPNEVIQLTSDRRLAFPVGTLIVLTPTISLPMDKDLPYGFSNSATVSLPMKILCDELGMTSVENTWGRRKRETSPSVGNLAGGDREVLYKIVERSLNSVGIDGKACLLRAICEMFVAPLDHHGLVGEMLEVFFSPSRRHVNEERLAEYTEAELQGKNSRQCEKYYEACPYSFFVPAVSGNETVV; encoded by the exons ATGGCCAAGCTTCCGCAATTCTCCTTGGTGATCAAAATTTTGTCTCTTCTCGTAGTTTCTGGTCATACCAGCAActcggaagaagaaga GAACTCTTCTTATTCCTATAATCCAAACGAGGTGATACAACTGACTTCGGACCGCCGTCTGGCTTTCCCAGTTGGAACTTTGATTGTCCTTACTCCAACCATATCGTTGCCGATGGATAAAGACCTTCCCTATGGTTTCTCTAATTCCGCTACCGTGTCTCTACCAATGAAAA TTTTATGCGATGAGCTCGGAATGACATCCGTCGAGAACACCTGGGGAAGAAGGAAACGAGAAACTTCACCAAGTGTTGGCAACTTGGCTGGAGGCGATAG GGAAGTCTTGTACAAGATCGTGGAGCGCAGCCTGAACTCGGTGGGCATCGACGGGAAGGCCTGTCTCCTGAGGGCCATCTGCGAAATGTTCGTGGCGCCCCTGGACCACCATGGACTGGTCGGGGAGATGCTCGAGGTCTTCTTCAG CCCCAGTCGTAGACACGTGAACGAGGAAAGACTGGCAGAGTATACAGAAGCAGAATTGCAAGGCAAGAACTCGAGACAATGCGAGAAGTACTATGAAGCGTGTCCTTACTCTTTCTTCGTACCGGCGGTGTCAGGAAACGAAACAGTGGTCTAA